One Bradyrhizobium zhanjiangense DNA segment encodes these proteins:
- a CDS encoding glycosyltransferase family 2 protein — MSRNVLIVVPVLNEASHIETVVRNLARDSLDEDRTIVVADGGSTDGTPDIVRQLGREIRGVHLLRNPQRLQSAGVNLAVQVYGAAAQVLVRCDAHCEYPADYVSSLLKTLDERKADSVVVPMDSRGDGCLQKAVAWVSDTKVGSGGSAHRGGKQSGFVDHGHHAAMTIDAFRRAGGYDETFTHNEDAEFDCRLRALGGRIFLDSDIRLSYRPRSSFLSLAKQYFNYGRGRSRTVRRHPGSLRLRQFLVPTHVALTLGAIVLSPAAPLLLTLPAAYLAILALTAMMIAVKHRSICGLLALPAAVVMHFAWALGFFWGILSIRQATWQMTPSVS; from the coding sequence GTGTCCAGAAACGTCCTGATCGTCGTACCCGTTTTGAACGAGGCTTCCCATATCGAGACCGTTGTCCGCAATCTGGCGCGGGACAGTCTCGACGAGGATCGCACGATAGTGGTTGCAGATGGCGGCAGCACCGATGGGACGCCTGACATTGTCCGCCAGCTCGGCAGGGAGATTCGCGGCGTCCATCTGTTGCGCAATCCCCAGCGGCTGCAGAGTGCCGGGGTCAATCTAGCCGTACAAGTCTATGGTGCTGCGGCGCAGGTCCTGGTGCGGTGTGACGCCCATTGCGAATATCCAGCCGATTATGTTTCGAGCCTCCTCAAGACTCTGGACGAGCGCAAGGCCGACTCGGTCGTGGTCCCCATGGACTCCCGAGGTGACGGCTGCCTGCAAAAGGCCGTCGCCTGGGTCTCGGACACCAAGGTCGGTTCGGGCGGATCGGCACATCGCGGCGGAAAGCAAAGCGGCTTTGTCGATCACGGGCATCATGCGGCGATGACCATCGATGCCTTTCGCAGGGCTGGTGGTTACGATGAAACCTTCACTCACAATGAAGATGCAGAGTTTGACTGCAGGCTGCGTGCACTCGGCGGCCGGATATTTCTGGATTCGGACATCCGCCTTTCATATCGACCGCGGTCGAGTTTTCTGAGTCTGGCGAAGCAGTACTTCAACTACGGGCGTGGTCGATCGAGAACGGTGAGACGGCATCCAGGATCGTTGCGACTGCGTCAATTCCTGGTGCCCACTCATGTTGCATTGACGCTCGGCGCCATCGTGCTGTCGCCGGCGGCGCCGCTGCTGTTGACATTGCCGGCAGCCTATCTGGCGATACTGGCGCTGACTGCAATGATGATTGCAGTAAAACATCGCTCTATTTGCGGGCTGCTTGCACTGCCGGCCGCTGTCGTGATGCACTTCGCGTGGGCACTTGGCTTTTTCTGGGGCATCCTGTCGATCCGCCAGGCCACCTGGCAGATGACCCCTTCAGTTTCCTGA
- a CDS encoding trifunctional glycosyltransferase/class I SAM-dependent methyltransferase/polysaccharide deacetylase, protein MTAHPRTSVVIAARDAAGTIAETLDSVLAQSAADWEALVVDDGSIDATAAIVAEYVARDSRFRILQSGGAGASGARNKGIASARGERILFLDSDDWIDRSFLARMNAALDRDPAAVAAYCNCCRVMPDGSETPVRRDPAIQDNAFERFARTCATFIHGVLVLKGAVAKVGGFETSLRTCEDWDLWQRIARCGGRWIHVDEKLSYYRTSDRSLTQDVKRMLADARVVIARGFSSDDRISEPAPAHRAGASTAAYGSAAAAYAYFALWCAGFECGRGNASDPSLETLSDIPKTETTADFIAAVLLDAVTVGARTVPAKLAERWPQYGEGVTNLISAIGRAWNDPAAGRKCQYRFERKVLDYDDLSAPRVLTLTFGTRVDLRRIGTIRPIGTVDRLYVYLCDGPRILTLLDIGALGTVDSRFWIALAAHGLVHLQVKDQIGRLVRAKIALHKRTERVRSLMRDGRDTHRGRLRELATRASREARPLAISGIPDSGRRKRCAEKPRDTARKQFWEGFFEQEDPWNYGSPYEQEKYTRQLELLPDQPVDHALELACAEGHFTRQLAPRVKRLRAADISTRALDRARVRCNGHQNIEFSELDLSADPLPQDIDLIVCSEVLYYLNNEAELESVAKRLVQALRPGGHLVAAHAFVLKDNMSRTGLDWESPYGAETITRTIQGVPGLALETSIETELYRIDRFRRLLPGEAPPDTQVKCAAIDAPIEVEVARSIVWGGAAARRFDVAQSERRTHVPVLMYHRIAAEGPGELARYRLSPDAFGQQMLWLRRNGYHAINSDQLAWFVASNHPFVGRPVLITFDDGYEDFAEHAWPILQANDFSAEVFVATDFVGKRAEWDAPFGEPAPLLDAVRIAGLAAEGVSFGSHLASHPRSEELATWNLAEELTRSRAQLERWLGRPITSLAAPFGSTDQRLGILAAECGYKTLFNTVSRAATLRDNLLDLPRIEVRGDFTLDTFARCLEQYQ, encoded by the coding sequence ATGACAGCCCATCCGCGTACGTCCGTCGTGATCGCCGCCCGCGATGCTGCAGGGACCATTGCTGAAACGCTTGACAGCGTGCTCGCGCAGAGCGCCGCCGACTGGGAGGCGCTTGTCGTGGATGACGGTTCGATCGATGCCACGGCCGCGATCGTTGCTGAATATGTGGCGCGGGATTCCCGCTTTCGGATTCTGCAGTCTGGCGGAGCAGGCGCTTCAGGTGCCCGCAACAAGGGAATTGCAAGCGCGCGCGGCGAACGAATACTGTTCCTGGACAGTGACGATTGGATTGATCGATCCTTCCTTGCGCGGATGAATGCTGCGCTGGATCGCGATCCCGCGGCGGTGGCCGCCTATTGCAACTGTTGCCGGGTTATGCCTGACGGCAGTGAAACTCCCGTTCGCCGCGATCCGGCCATCCAGGACAACGCATTTGAACGGTTCGCCCGCACGTGTGCCACGTTCATCCATGGCGTGCTCGTCCTAAAGGGCGCGGTCGCAAAGGTCGGTGGCTTTGAGACCAGTCTCCGCACGTGCGAAGATTGGGACCTATGGCAACGGATCGCTCGCTGCGGCGGCAGGTGGATCCATGTCGATGAGAAATTGAGCTATTATCGAACAAGCGACCGTTCACTGACACAAGACGTCAAACGGATGCTGGCCGATGCGCGGGTGGTCATTGCGCGCGGATTTTCCAGCGATGACCGCATCAGCGAGCCGGCACCCGCACATCGGGCGGGAGCGTCAACTGCTGCATATGGCAGCGCCGCGGCGGCGTATGCGTATTTCGCGCTCTGGTGTGCCGGATTTGAATGCGGCCGGGGGAACGCCAGCGATCCATCGCTGGAAACGCTCAGCGACATTCCAAAGACCGAGACAACGGCGGACTTCATTGCCGCTGTTCTGCTCGATGCCGTGACGGTCGGGGCAAGAACGGTGCCCGCCAAGCTGGCGGAACGGTGGCCGCAATACGGGGAGGGCGTAACCAACCTCATTTCAGCGATCGGTCGCGCATGGAACGACCCGGCGGCAGGGCGAAAGTGCCAATACCGCTTTGAGCGGAAAGTGCTCGACTATGACGACCTTTCGGCGCCCAGGGTCCTCACGTTGACGTTCGGCACGCGCGTTGACCTTCGCCGTATCGGCACCATTAGGCCGATCGGGACTGTTGATCGATTGTACGTCTATCTCTGTGACGGGCCTCGCATCCTGACGCTGCTCGATATTGGTGCCCTCGGCACTGTCGACAGCCGCTTCTGGATTGCGCTGGCCGCCCATGGCCTCGTTCATTTGCAGGTCAAAGACCAGATCGGAAGGCTGGTTCGGGCGAAAATCGCACTCCACAAGCGTACCGAACGGGTTCGATCTTTGATGCGAGACGGCCGAGATACTCATCGGGGGCGCCTGCGCGAGTTGGCCACGCGGGCCTCGCGTGAGGCGCGGCCGCTGGCCATTTCAGGTATCCCCGATTCCGGCAGACGTAAGCGATGTGCCGAAAAGCCTCGAGACACCGCACGCAAGCAATTTTGGGAGGGTTTCTTCGAGCAGGAGGATCCCTGGAACTATGGTTCGCCGTATGAACAGGAAAAGTACACTCGGCAGCTCGAGCTTCTGCCAGACCAGCCAGTGGATCACGCGCTCGAGCTCGCGTGCGCGGAAGGACATTTCACGCGGCAATTGGCACCCAGGGTCAAGCGCCTCAGGGCCGCCGATATTTCGACCAGGGCGCTCGATCGCGCTCGTGTCCGATGCAATGGGCATCAGAATATCGAATTCTCTGAACTGGATTTGTCCGCCGATCCGCTCCCACAGGACATCGATCTGATCGTCTGCTCCGAGGTCCTTTACTACCTTAATAATGAAGCCGAACTAGAGTCGGTCGCGAAGCGACTGGTGCAGGCGCTGCGTCCTGGCGGTCACCTCGTGGCGGCCCATGCCTTTGTGCTGAAGGACAACATGTCGCGTACGGGGCTCGACTGGGAGAGTCCGTATGGGGCGGAGACGATCACGCGGACTATCCAGGGCGTACCCGGGCTCGCCCTGGAGACATCGATCGAGACGGAGCTGTACCGTATCGATCGGTTCAGGCGGTTACTTCCGGGCGAAGCGCCCCCTGACACACAGGTGAAATGCGCGGCTATCGACGCGCCGATCGAGGTCGAGGTTGCGCGGTCAATCGTGTGGGGTGGGGCCGCGGCGCGCAGGTTTGACGTCGCGCAATCCGAAAGACGCACGCACGTTCCGGTCCTGATGTACCACCGAATTGCGGCCGAAGGACCCGGCGAACTGGCGCGGTACCGCTTGTCTCCGGATGCGTTCGGGCAACAGATGCTGTGGCTGCGCCGAAATGGCTACCACGCGATCAATTCGGATCAGCTCGCCTGGTTCGTGGCAAGCAATCATCCGTTCGTTGGCAGGCCGGTGCTGATCACCTTCGACGATGGGTACGAGGATTTTGCCGAGCATGCATGGCCGATCCTGCAGGCAAACGATTTCTCGGCAGAGGTGTTCGTTGCGACCGACTTCGTGGGAAAGCGGGCGGAGTGGGATGCTCCGTTCGGAGAACCCGCTCCGCTGCTCGATGCGGTCAGGATTGCCGGGCTTGCCGCCGAAGGCGTATCCTTTGGTAGCCATTTGGCGAGCCACCCGCGCAGCGAGGAACTTGCGACCTGGAATCTCGCCGAGGAACTGACGCGATCTCGTGCGCAATTGGAGCGATGGCTTGGGCGACCTATAACGTCGCTTGCCGCGCCGTTTGGCTCCACGGATCAGCGGCTTGGAATCCTCGCAGCCGAATGCGGCTACAAGACCCTGTTCAACACGGTCAGCCGGGCCGCCACCCTCAGAGACAATTTGTTAGACCTGCCGCGAATTGAGGTCAGGGGCGATTTTACGCTGGACACATTCGCGCGCTGCTTGGAGCAGTATCAATGA
- a CDS encoding glycosyltransferase — protein sequence MKIALIDPSLFTWPYDLKLAKGLTDIGHAASIVGRQLGRKPSVDEDLFLDRHFYPGLQSRFFKRLPRNVQLGLKGLSHAESMTRLIRRFRKTPPDVIHFQWAPLAIVDSQFIPKFRRVAPTVLTVHDSNPFNNNPSSRIQRIGAFSILHCFDHLIVHTTVARDRLLRVGIPDEKISVIAHGLLTDHITRPADEPSAGDGRVQILLFGKIKPYKGVDVMLRALALLPREVRANCVVKVVGWPEMAMEPLFAMVKDLQLEDHVEFDLRFVPEDEVTSLVARADILAFPYRDIDASGVLMLAIAAGRPIVASNLGTFSEWLSDRAEGTLVPPGDPAALSRSLERLISDPDYRNRKSQGMLDLRDSVPTWTSIARLTEAAYAKAGRRVGAPASAQVLQGSGN from the coding sequence ATGAAAATCGCTCTGATCGATCCGTCACTGTTTACTTGGCCATATGATCTTAAATTAGCCAAAGGATTGACCGATATTGGGCACGCAGCCAGCATTGTCGGGCGCCAGCTCGGGCGGAAGCCCTCCGTTGATGAAGACCTGTTTCTTGACCGGCATTTTTATCCGGGATTGCAGTCGCGCTTTTTCAAGAGACTTCCACGCAACGTGCAGCTGGGGTTGAAGGGCCTCAGTCACGCTGAATCAATGACACGGCTGATCAGGCGCTTCAGGAAGACGCCGCCCGATGTGATCCATTTTCAATGGGCGCCGCTGGCGATCGTCGACAGCCAGTTCATTCCCAAGTTCAGGAGGGTCGCGCCAACGGTTCTGACCGTTCATGACTCGAATCCGTTCAATAACAATCCGAGCTCGCGGATACAGCGAATTGGCGCGTTCAGCATTCTGCATTGCTTCGACCATCTTATCGTTCATACGACCGTTGCGCGCGATCGCCTGCTACGCGTTGGTATCCCGGACGAAAAGATATCCGTTATCGCGCACGGATTGCTGACGGATCATATCACCCGACCGGCCGACGAGCCCTCGGCCGGGGACGGGCGCGTTCAAATACTCCTGTTCGGCAAGATAAAGCCCTACAAGGGCGTCGACGTCATGCTTCGCGCGCTTGCGCTGCTTCCCCGAGAGGTCAGGGCGAATTGCGTGGTGAAGGTCGTGGGCTGGCCGGAAATGGCGATGGAGCCGCTGTTTGCGATGGTGAAGGATCTGCAGCTCGAAGACCATGTCGAATTCGACCTGCGTTTCGTTCCGGAAGATGAAGTGACCTCGCTGGTCGCGCGCGCTGACATCCTGGCTTTTCCGTACCGGGATATCGACGCATCGGGTGTGCTGATGCTGGCGATCGCGGCGGGACGTCCGATCGTCGCTTCGAACCTTGGAACGTTTTCGGAATGGCTGAGCGATCGGGCGGAGGGGACACTCGTTCCTCCAGGTGATCCCGCCGCATTGTCTCGGTCGCTCGAGCGCTTGATCAGCGACCCCGATTATCGAAACCGCAAGAGTCAAGGAATGTTGGATCTGCGAGACTCGGTGCCGACGTGGACCTCGATTGCACGCCTGACCGAGGCGGCCTATGCGAAGGCGGGCCGGCGTGTGGGCGCGCCGGCCAGTGCCCAGGTTCTGCAGGGTTCAGGAAACTGA
- the galE gene encoding UDP-glucose 4-epimerase GalE — MKKTVLVTGGAGYVGSHCCKAFATAGWNVVTLDNLSRGWRDAVRWGPLVECDIRNSAGVRAVLDTYKPDLVAHFAALAYVGESVADPAVYYDNNTRGTLALLEAMRAAGCSRVLFSSTCASYGVPKHTPIDETHPQAPINPYGWSKMIIERMLEDFGRAYEMSSVSLRYFNAAGCDPDGELGERHEPETHAIPLAIEAARRPDRPFTILGTDFPTPDGSAIRDYIHVNDLAQAHLLAGDMLVARGGTHVFNLGTGVGTSVLELIKAVKRVSGDDPVVRRGPRRAGDPPMLVASFAKAKRELGWSPRQSGIDFIIETALRWSDSNPPA, encoded by the coding sequence ATGAAGAAGACCGTTCTGGTCACCGGCGGTGCCGGCTACGTCGGCTCGCATTGCTGCAAGGCGTTTGCGACGGCGGGTTGGAACGTCGTGACGCTCGACAATCTTTCCCGGGGCTGGCGCGATGCGGTGCGCTGGGGACCGTTGGTCGAGTGCGATATTCGCAATTCAGCCGGCGTGCGCGCAGTGCTGGACACCTATAAGCCAGACCTCGTCGCGCACTTCGCGGCGCTGGCTTATGTCGGCGAATCCGTGGCTGATCCCGCCGTCTATTACGACAATAACACGAGAGGAACGCTTGCCCTCCTGGAGGCAATGCGAGCGGCCGGCTGCTCGCGCGTGCTCTTTTCCAGTACGTGTGCCAGTTACGGAGTACCCAAGCACACCCCGATAGACGAAACACATCCGCAGGCGCCGATTAATCCCTATGGTTGGTCCAAGATGATCATCGAGCGTATGCTGGAGGACTTTGGTCGCGCGTACGAGATGTCGTCGGTTTCGCTGCGCTATTTCAACGCGGCGGGCTGTGACCCTGACGGCGAACTCGGCGAGCGCCACGAACCGGAAACGCATGCCATTCCGCTGGCGATCGAAGCAGCGCGCCGACCCGATCGGCCTTTCACCATTCTGGGAACGGACTTTCCGACGCCGGATGGCAGTGCAATCAGGGACTATATCCACGTCAATGACCTGGCGCAGGCGCACCTTCTCGCAGGTGACATGCTGGTGGCTCGAGGCGGTACTCATGTCTTCAATCTCGGTACAGGGGTTGGCACGAGTGTGCTCGAACTAATAAAGGCCGTGAAGCGTGTCTCCGGAGACGATCCGGTCGTCCGCCGCGGCCCGCGCCGCGCGGGCGACCCGCCCATGCTCGTCGCCTCCTTTGCCAAAGCCAAGCGGGAGCTCGGTTGGAGCCCGCGGCAATCCGGGATCGATTTCATTATTGAGACTGCACTCAGGTGGAGCGATAGCAACCCGCCGGCATGA
- a CDS encoding glycosyltransferase family 2 protein, with the protein MSTGALLVSVVIPAFNATATIDETLRSVRSQSHRELEIIVVDDGSTDDTVAVVQRHLSQDSRVAIIEQRNAGVAAARNAGWQAARADFVAFIDADDLWTPRKIEQQLQALLDAGERTGLVYSWYDWIDADSRVTARSDPVFHAGEVLDYLCQGNFIGNGSSALVRREALIAAKGFESGLRASGAEGCEDLLFYCRVAEAYHFAVVPEYQIGYRYLPNNMSSNKTRMFRSWMLVADEIMTRHPERRALLDMGFRNYARWLLRRALTGGQLWYFVSIFGHLFRRHPLLALRVAVHDVPRDTVSEIRWKWRHQRRRVVRPPASLFAIGDPSQSL; encoded by the coding sequence ATGAGTACCGGTGCGCTTCTGGTCAGTGTGGTTATTCCCGCCTTCAACGCCACTGCAACGATAGATGAGACGCTTCGCAGCGTCAGATCCCAGTCGCACCGGGAGCTGGAAATCATTGTCGTGGACGACGGCTCCACAGACGACACGGTCGCAGTTGTCCAGCGGCATCTGAGTCAGGATTCTCGAGTAGCGATCATAGAACAGCGTAATGCAGGGGTGGCGGCCGCCCGGAATGCGGGCTGGCAGGCGGCGCGCGCGGACTTCGTCGCGTTCATTGATGCCGATGATCTCTGGACGCCCCGCAAGATTGAGCAACAGCTTCAAGCCTTGCTTGATGCAGGGGAGCGGACTGGTCTTGTCTACAGCTGGTATGACTGGATCGATGCCGATAGTCGCGTAACTGCCAGGTCCGATCCCGTCTTTCATGCGGGCGAGGTGCTGGACTATCTCTGTCAGGGAAATTTCATTGGCAACGGCAGCTCGGCGCTGGTCCGCCGCGAAGCCCTCATAGCTGCAAAAGGTTTCGAGAGCGGACTCAGGGCATCGGGGGCAGAAGGCTGCGAGGATCTGCTGTTCTATTGCCGTGTCGCGGAGGCGTACCACTTCGCGGTCGTGCCCGAGTACCAGATCGGCTATCGTTACCTCCCGAACAACATGTCAAGCAACAAGACGCGGATGTTCCGGTCGTGGATGCTGGTCGCGGATGAGATCATGACGCGGCACCCTGAGCGCAGGGCGCTCCTCGACATGGGCTTCAGAAACTATGCGCGTTGGCTGCTTCGCAGAGCTCTGACGGGCGGTCAGTTGTGGTACTTCGTTTCAATCTTTGGACACCTTTTCAGACGGCATCCCTTGCTCGCGCTCAGGGTCGCCGTGCACGATGTTCCGCGGGATACCGTCTCGGAAATCCGGTGGAAATGGCGTCATCAGCGTCGCAGGGTGGTTCGACCTCCAGCTTCGTTGTTTGCCATCGGCGATCCAAGTCAATCGCTATGA
- a CDS encoding glycosyltransferase family 2 protein, whose product MAHVSVTSASDVAVTTLNEGMTVFWRADQPIGHVLMHEGQITDARIDHIDDTFLSAVDSQVRIPTKVRLSASVVICTRDRPDDLSKCLSSLPQQTHPPREIIVVDNASRDRRTRDVALAAAATYIREERPGLDIARNAGALQATGEIVAYTDDDVLLHPRWLEQLTCAFDSPEIGAVTGLVLPAELATEAQRHFETYWGFGKGYREQDYDSAAFRSHRGQVLPAWDIGAGASMAFRREVFQAVGLFDERLDVGQAGCSGDSEYWYRLLAGGYTCRYNPASVAFHFHRRTMDGLASQIYHYMRGHAAALLVQYERTGISANRRLAYYHKPRWYLYRLLRKAMEGRSIGDRFLKEEMTGYLAGLLFYHRRRFRR is encoded by the coding sequence GTGGCGCATGTCTCCGTGACGTCGGCGTCCGATGTTGCGGTAACGACATTGAACGAGGGCATGACGGTGTTCTGGCGCGCCGACCAGCCGATCGGCCATGTGCTGATGCATGAAGGCCAGATAACCGACGCCAGGATCGATCATATCGACGACACCTTCCTGTCAGCCGTCGATTCCCAAGTGCGAATCCCGACGAAAGTGAGGCTCTCGGCGAGCGTGGTGATCTGCACGCGCGACCGCCCGGACGATCTGAGCAAATGCTTGTCGTCATTGCCGCAACAGACCCATCCTCCACGAGAAATCATTGTGGTGGACAATGCATCGCGGGATCGGAGGACGCGGGATGTCGCGTTGGCCGCGGCAGCAACCTATATTCGCGAGGAGCGACCCGGTCTGGATATTGCACGCAATGCCGGCGCGCTCCAGGCGACCGGAGAAATTGTCGCCTATACGGACGACGATGTGCTGCTTCACCCGCGCTGGCTGGAGCAACTGACATGTGCGTTTGATTCTCCCGAAATCGGTGCGGTGACTGGGCTTGTGCTTCCCGCCGAGCTCGCGACTGAGGCGCAACGGCACTTCGAGACGTATTGGGGATTTGGCAAGGGCTATCGCGAACAGGATTACGACAGCGCAGCCTTCCGATCTCATCGCGGCCAGGTCCTTCCCGCGTGGGACATCGGCGCCGGAGCGAGCATGGCGTTCCGGCGCGAGGTGTTTCAGGCCGTCGGGCTCTTTGATGAGCGCCTGGACGTCGGTCAGGCCGGCTGCTCGGGCGACTCGGAGTATTGGTATCGATTGCTCGCGGGCGGCTACACGTGTCGTTACAATCCGGCGTCAGTCGCATTCCACTTTCACCGCAGGACAATGGATGGACTGGCCAGCCAGATCTATCACTACATGCGCGGTCATGCAGCCGCACTTTTGGTGCAGTATGAAAGAACCGGAATCTCAGCGAACCGGCGTCTGGCCTACTATCACAAGCCGCGTTGGTATCTCTATCGGTTGCTCCGGAAAGCAATGGAAGGAAGGAGCATTGGCGACCGCTTCCTCAAAGAGGAGATGACGGGGTATCTCGCCGGATTGCTGTTCTATCATCGTCGAAGGTTTCGCAGATGA
- a CDS encoding ABC transporter ATP-binding protein: MVELFKLLKLAPLPGWVTPALIVLGLATSLAETVGITLVLLFFYFAMGQVELATSTSGLLGEALRYAANWFHSSTETAVVLLLLIIARGALSFINTLISARVGEKINEVARNRVHLQYLSTSYSFFQRHDEAYLMEVLGTETWVISGAYATLTRIIVSSCSVFLFASFLLALSIKVTVLALVASMVVSAGLRHLSLPMQQLGAGVKLVHQKLGEHMLMTLQGMRTIRAYGQEEIHQKRFEQASTQARQVALRLARLSALVSPLTEVGYLVVLFLVIAFADLWGIGFATSLTAVALLYRLQPHMRDLEGNLLYMAQIEPQLRSIRQMLSTDDKEYPNAGRVAVAKLENGISFRNVTFRYDAGTEPALLDASFDIPAGKTTALIGASGAGKTTIVNLLLRLYSANEGDIRVDGRSIEDVHRTDWLGMLAIAGQDVDLVEGTVIENVRMARNDASEEEVRQALRVAGISEVVEALPHKYDTWIGQHGLRFSGGQRQRLGLARAIVRNPKFLILDEAMSALDLTLEDSIRRAIQLQFKNRTLLLITHRLDSVRDADHVVCIENGRVRAEGPPAKVLASRGACVTGTSQDDVHTYRMRNTVP, encoded by the coding sequence TTGGTCGAACTGTTCAAGCTGCTCAAGCTTGCTCCGCTGCCCGGTTGGGTGACGCCCGCGCTGATTGTCCTTGGCCTTGCTACATCGTTGGCGGAGACGGTCGGGATTACTCTCGTACTCCTGTTCTTCTATTTCGCCATGGGTCAGGTGGAACTTGCAACGTCGACCAGTGGCCTCCTGGGCGAAGCGCTCCGATATGCGGCTAACTGGTTTCACAGCTCGACCGAAACTGCTGTCGTGCTGCTCCTTCTCATCATTGCTCGCGGTGCTCTTTCCTTTATCAACACATTAATCAGTGCGCGTGTCGGAGAGAAGATCAATGAAGTCGCGCGCAACCGCGTTCATCTGCAGTATCTGTCAACTTCGTATTCGTTCTTCCAACGCCATGACGAAGCATATCTCATGGAGGTGTTGGGAACCGAGACATGGGTGATCTCCGGGGCATACGCCACTCTTACCCGCATTATCGTGAGTTCGTGCTCGGTTTTTCTCTTCGCGTCATTTCTGTTGGCGCTCTCGATCAAGGTAACCGTCCTCGCTCTCGTCGCCTCGATGGTTGTATCGGCCGGATTGCGCCATCTTTCGTTGCCCATGCAGCAGTTGGGTGCCGGCGTAAAGTTGGTTCATCAAAAGCTGGGTGAGCATATGCTGATGACACTCCAGGGTATGCGCACGATCCGCGCGTATGGCCAGGAGGAGATTCACCAGAAACGCTTCGAGCAGGCTTCGACGCAGGCCCGACAGGTCGCGCTGCGCCTTGCGCGCCTATCCGCCCTGGTCTCGCCTCTGACGGAGGTGGGGTATCTTGTCGTGCTGTTTCTCGTAATCGCATTCGCTGATTTATGGGGAATCGGCTTCGCGACGAGCCTGACCGCGGTCGCGTTGCTCTATCGATTGCAGCCGCATATGCGAGATCTGGAAGGGAACTTGCTGTATATGGCGCAGATCGAGCCACAGCTTCGGTCCATCAGACAGATGCTGTCGACGGATGACAAGGAGTATCCGAACGCCGGGCGCGTGGCCGTGGCTAAACTGGAGAACGGCATCTCATTTCGCAACGTGACGTTCCGCTATGATGCCGGTACGGAGCCCGCTCTTTTGGATGCTTCGTTTGACATTCCTGCGGGGAAGACCACTGCGCTCATTGGAGCCAGTGGAGCGGGCAAGACCACGATCGTAAATCTATTGTTGCGGCTCTATTCGGCCAACGAGGGTGACATACGGGTTGATGGGCGGTCCATCGAAGACGTTCATCGAACCGATTGGCTCGGCATGCTCGCGATTGCGGGCCAGGATGTCGACCTGGTCGAAGGCACGGTGATCGAAAACGTGCGGATGGCTAGGAACGACGCCTCCGAGGAAGAGGTTCGGCAGGCGCTGCGGGTCGCGGGCATTTCAGAGGTCGTCGAGGCCTTACCTCACAAATACGACACCTGGATAGGACAGCATGGTCTGCGCTTCTCGGGCGGTCAGCGTCAGCGTCTTGGTCTTGCACGTGCGATTGTGCGCAATCCGAAGTTCCTCATCCTCGACGAAGCGATGAGCGCGCTCGATCTGACGCTCGAGGACAGCATTCGACGCGCGATCCAGCTACAATTCAAGAACCGAACCTTGTTGCTGATAACACATCGCCTGGATTCAGTGCGCGATGCGGACCATGTGGTGTGCATTGAAAACGGCCGAGTTCGCGCTGAGGGCCCTCCGGCGAAAGTCCTGGCGAGTCGAGGAGCGTGCGTAACGGGAACTTCGCAAGATGATGTGCACACATATCGGATGCGGAACACGGTTCCCTAA